The following are encoded in a window of Brevibacillus ruminantium genomic DNA:
- the rpmF gene encoding 50S ribosomal protein L32 has translation MAVPQRRTSKTRKRMRRTHFKLEIPGMIKCDNCGEYKLAHRVCPSCGHYKGVKVAK, from the coding sequence ATGGCAGTACCTCAACGGAGAACTTCCAAAACCCGTAAAAGAATGCGTCGTACGCACTTCAAATTAGAGATTCCTGGCATGATCAAATGCGATAATTGTGGCGAATACAAGCTTGCGCATCGCGTTTGCCCGAGCTGCGGACACTACAAAGGTGTGAAAGTAGCGAAGTAA